One window of Phycisphaeraceae bacterium genomic DNA carries:
- a CDS encoding VOC family protein translates to MPKISTFLTFNNQAEEAARFYTSIFPNSKIERITRYPDLGPQSPFKTGSVMTVEFTLDGRTFTALNGGPQFTFTQGFSISVICDTQQQVDEYWDKFVAAGGKPVACGWITDHFGVSWQIDPKLLIDLISDPDNAKASKAMQAMMGMVKIDSEALKLAMAK, encoded by the coding sequence ATGCCCAAGATCAGTACATTCCTGACGTTCAACAATCAGGCTGAAGAAGCCGCACGCTTCTACACCTCGATCTTCCCGAACTCGAAAATCGAGCGCATCACTCGCTATCCAGACCTTGGACCGCAATCACCGTTCAAGACCGGAAGCGTCATGACAGTTGAGTTCACGCTCGATGGGCGCACATTTACGGCACTCAACGGCGGGCCGCAGTTCACCTTCACCCAGGGCTTTTCGATTTCCGTGATCTGCGACACGCAGCAGCAGGTGGATGAATACTGGGACAAGTTCGTCGCCGCGGGCGGGAAACCCGTCGCGTGCGGCTGGATCACCGATCACTTCGGAGTTTCGTGGCAGATCGATCCGAAGTTGCTCATTGATCTCATATCTGATCCCGACAACGCGAAAGCGTCGAAGGCCATGCAGGCCATGATGGGCATGGTCAAGATCGACAGCGAAGCGCTCAAGCTCGCGATGGCGAAGTAA
- a CDS encoding malonic semialdehyde reductase, protein MSTLNEEGLDLIFRKARTHNGWQQRAVDDELLKRVYDLAKMGPTSANMSPMRIIFVKTKEGKERLRPALDAGNVEKTMAAPATAIIGMDIHFYQHLPRLFKAKDLSSVFQAMPEPSLESIALRNSSLQGAYFILAARSLGLDCGPMSGFDPAKVDAEFFKGTAVKSNFLCNLGYGDPSKLYPRGDRLAFNEACTIV, encoded by the coding sequence ATGAGCACGCTGAACGAGGAAGGACTCGATCTCATCTTTCGCAAAGCCCGCACGCACAACGGGTGGCAGCAGCGCGCCGTGGACGACGAGTTGCTGAAGCGGGTTTACGACCTCGCGAAAATGGGGCCGACGTCCGCCAACATGTCTCCGATGCGGATCATCTTCGTCAAGACCAAGGAAGGAAAAGAACGGCTGCGCCCGGCGCTCGATGCGGGCAACGTTGAGAAGACGATGGCGGCGCCGGCGACCGCGATCATCGGAATGGATATCCACTTCTATCAGCACCTGCCGCGGCTGTTCAAAGCGAAGGACCTTTCGTCGGTTTTTCAGGCAATGCCGGAGCCGTCGCTCGAATCGATCGCGCTGCGGAACTCCTCGCTTCAGGGCGCGTATTTCATTCTTGCGGCGCGTTCACTCGGGCTCGATTGCGGCCCGATGTCCGGATTTGATCCCGCGAAGGTGGACGCGGAGTTCTTCAAGGGCACCGCGGTGAAATCGAACTTTCTGTGCAATCTCGGATACGGTGATCCATCAAAGCTCTATCCGCGCGGTGATCGGCTGGCATTCAACGAAGCATGCACGATTGTCTAG